The Colwellia sp. M166 genome segment GCGATGTACTGTTGCTTGATTTAAACATGCCAGAAATGGATGGCTATCAAGTATTAGAAACAATATTGCAACAAGACTTGCCAACCTTAGTTATTGTTATATCTGGTGATATTCAGCCAGAAGCACATCAACGGGTGAAAAGTTTAGGTGCTTTAGATTTCATTAAAAAACCAGTCGATAAAAATAAGCTCACTGAAATATTAACTACTTATGGGGTATTTAATAAAAATGATCTTATTATTCGCCAAGCCCAAGCCCAAGCCCAAGCCCAAGCTTCTGAGCTTAAAAGCATTAGTTCGGTAAACGATGACCTTATATCGGTACTGGCCCCTGAGACGAAAGTAGAGCAGGCTAAAGATAAAATTAAGCTTGAAGAACTGGATAAGCCTGAGCAATCAACGATTAAAATTGATAGTGATATGCTTGATTGTTATCAAGAAATTGCAAATGTTGCGATGGGACGAGCCGGCGATCTACTGGCGCGTTTACTGGATGTTTTTGTTGTTCTTCCAATCCCTAATGTTAATTTTATTGAAGTTAGCGAACTAACCATGGCACTTTCAGATGTTGAAAGTAAAGAGAAAACCTCTGGTATCTGCCAAGGGTTTATCGGGGCTGGGATCTCAGGAGAGGCATTACTTATTCTTAATGATTCAAGTTTTAAAGATGTCGCATCACTAATGAAATATGATCAAGCACTTGATAATAATATTGAATTAGAGCTACTAATGGATTTAGCTAATTTACTGATTGGTGCTTGTTTAAGTGGTATTTCTGCACAACTTGATATGTCATTTAGCCAAGGCCATCCAGTTGTATTAGGACAACATAGAAAAATTGCTGAATTAATTGCCACGAATACCAATAAGTGGAAAAAAACTCTCGCGATAGAAATTAGCTATAGTATCGAAAATTACCCAATTAAATGTGAACTGTTATTACTCTTTACTGAAGAGTCAGTCACTACCCTTAATAATAAAATTGCTTATTTGTTGGATTAATCATGTCAATGCAAACAGAACAGTTAAATGAATTACATTGGTTAATGGAAATGCTCCATACCATTGATGTTGGCTTGGTCGTACTTGATCGTGATTATAGTATTCAAATATGGAATGGTTTTATGGAAAACCATAGTGGCTTGTTGCCACGTGAGGTTAAAGGCCAAGTATTATTTGATCTTTTTGATGAGATCCCTGAAGACTGGTTTCGTCGTAAAGCAGAGTCGGTCTTTTTATTAAAGAACAAAGCTTTTACTATTTGGGAACAACGCCCATATGTTTTTAAGTTTAATAACTATCGCCCGATCACCGGTACCGCTGACTTTATGTATCAGAACACCACCTTTATTCCTTTGATGTCGACAACGGGGCAAGTTTCTCACTTATGCTTGTTAGTTTACGATGTTACAGATAATGCCACTCATAAGAAACAGTTAGAAAAAGTTAATGCTGATTTAGCTATTTTGAGCCAAACCGATGGTTTGACGCAATTGTTCAATCGTAACCATTGGCAGCATTGCCTTGAAGCTGAGTTTAAGCGCTATGCTCGTAGCCAACACTCAAGCAGTTTAGTGATGCTAGATATTGACCACTTTAAGGCGGTTAATGATAGTTATGGCCATTTGGTAGGGGATGATGTTATACGCCATTTAGCAAAGCTTATCCGTGAACAAGTACGAGAAACTGATATCTCAGGGCGTTATGGGGGGGAAGAGTTTGTCGTGCTATTAGCTGATACTGCTCTTGATGATGCGGTTGTCTTTGCTGAACGTCTGCGTAAAACAGTTGAAGAATCTGTGGTTATTTATAATGATATTGAAATTAAATATACCATTAGCTTAGGTATTGCAGAGGTTGAATCATCATTTAGTACGGTATCACATTGGCTTGAACATGCTGATGATGCTTTATATAAATCAAAAGAAAATGGCCGTAATAGGGTCACCGTACATAAAAAATCATAAAGAAAACAAAAAAAGCCCGTAAGGGCTTTTTAATTGACTTTAAAAAATCATGTTTCATTTCAAAGACCAATTTAAGCACCTTGATGCTTTGTCGGTGCCAACCACAATATGGCTTGCGCTATTATTACCGCTAAAAATACGCCACCGGTATTTGCCAGCATATCTAACCATTCACCATAGCGATTAACATAGGGCTGAATTAACTCGATTAATCCGCTCCATAGGATAAAAAACAAGGCAAATGCTAGCCAGTATTTAGGACGACGTAATGCCGTGGGGAGCATTAAGGCGCAGTAGGCAATAAAATGATGGGTTTTGTCGCTACCGGGTGCTGCCGGCAGATGTTCGACCGGAAATAATGAGCCTACGGTGATTAATATTAAAATAATCACCGTTATTGCTTGCCAAAATTGTTTAATAAAGTTTGTTATTGAAAGCACCATAATTATTTTTTATATACTAATTTGCCATTTACCCAGGTTTTATTGACGGTAATTTTCCAAATATCCTGCTCAGGCATGGTAAATAAATTTTGCTCTAGTAAAACAAAATCTGCTTTTTTACCTGTGGCAAGACTACCAATGATTTGTTCTTGATGACCGGCATAAGCAGCATCTAAGGTAAAGCTTCTAAAAGCTTCTAGTGGTGTCATTTTTTCATCAGCAAACCATCCATCTTTCGGGCTATTACTATGATCTTGGCGAGTAATCGAAGCATGTAAGCCATAAAATGGGTTGGGTGACTCCACGGGAAAATCTGAACCTGCCGCAATAATCGCATTAGCAGCAAGCAGTTTTCTCCAAGCATAAGCACCTAGTATTCTACTTGGGCCTATTCGATCTTGAGCCATGTTTTTATCACTAGTGGCATGTGTTGCCTGCATGGCTGCAATGACTCCAAGCTCTGAAAACCTTGGAATATCTTCTAATCGCAATACTTGTGCATGTTCAACACGGTGTCGAAGCGCTTTGGTGTCAGTTGCTTTAATTTGCGCTTCATAAGTATCGAGTACTAATTTATTTGCATTATCGCCAATGGCATGGCTATTCACTTGAAAACCCAGCTTCATTGAGGTGTTAACTAGCTGTTGAAACTCTTTTGGTGTGTTTAGTAATAGGCCTTTATGACCCGAATGATCAGAATAATCTTCAATGAGTGCCGCGCCACGACTGCCTAGCGCACCATCAGCTTGAATTTTTACGCTGTTGAACGTGAACATATCGTCTTTACTGCGGAATTGGCCTTTTGTTAAGGTTTCTTGCCAATTAGCTGACGGTAAATACAACATGGCATTAACCCTAATACTCATGGCATTTTCTTGGCTAAGTTCTTTAAAAGCATTTAAATTATCAGTATCAATACCGGCATCATGCACGCTCGTTAGGCCATAACTTGCCAGTGAATCCATGGCTTTGATTAATACTTGCTTTTGTTGTTTGATACTAAGTGGAGCAATACTGTTGTCAATAAGTGCCATAGCATTATCGATGAAAACCCCCGTAGGGAGACCATTTTCATCTTTGATAATCTCACCACCTTCAGGTGATAAGGTGGCTTTATTGATGCCAGCTATCGCCATAGCTTTTGAGTTGGCCCAACCGGCATGACCATCAATACGCTTTAACCAAACCGGCTGATTTGGAAATAAAACATCTAAACTTTTGGCGCTGGGAAAAGTATTACTCGGCCATTGTGTCTGGTTCCAACCCCGGCCTTGTATCCAGGTTAATTCAGTGTTGGATTTTGCATAGCTAAAGGTTCTATTAACCGCATCTTGTTCTGAAATGCTATTAACTAAGTCTGCGCGTAGTAAGCTTAAGCCGTAGTTTAAGATATGGCCATGGGAGTCAATCAAACCAGGGAGTAAGGTTTTTCCTTGGCCATCAATAATGTTTATATTTTTACTTGTGGGTAGTGGGTCTGCCCCAGTGTAAAGCTGATCAATTTTATCGTCAGTAAAAGTAATAGCGGTAAAGCGCTCCAAGGCATTGTTGGTGATTGTATAGCCTTGAATATTTTTAATTAAGGTGGTTTTTGCTAAAACTATTGTCGGGCTTATTGCCGCTAATAATAGTACGGCTTTTATTGCGTAGGATAAGGTTTTCATCAGGCTTCCTTTTTCTTTGAATATTAGCATGAAAAACAATGAAAACTTTAGTTTTGGTAAAAATGCGGCATGTTGTAAGGAAAAAATAAAAGGCCCGATAGGGCCCTTATAATTTGAACGTTATTGTTTATATCGTTCTGGTTGCCGTTGCTGGCGCGATCATTGCGGCTTTTCGTGCCGGATATAGCACAGCTAATTGCCCAACAATAAACAGCGTGATAACACCAAAAGCGACTAACTGAAAACTGATAGGCGATAAGTTAAAAGTGTTAACTAGCCACATATTCAGTGCAACGGCACCAAAGCAACCAATAATGATGCCAAACGTTGAAATAATGAAGTTCTCCATCATAAAGTAGCGCATTATTTGTCCTTTGGTCGCGCCAAGAGCTCGGCGAGTACCTATTTGCTTCGTACGACGATTGATACTAAAAATAGCAAGCCCAACAATGCCAAAACCGGTAATTAAGGTTAAGGTTATCACTACCGTGGTTAAGATTTTATTAGTAGCGTTATGTTGACGATAGCTACGCTCGCGGGTGTCTTCAACCGTTGTTACCCGACGAATAATACGTTCTTTATCGTTCTCGGCTAAGGCTTTTTCAATTACTGGCATTAACTCATCACGACGTCCTGCTTCGGTGCGAATAAAATAATAACTACCTTTAGATTCGCGTTGAAAGGGCACTAACATACTACGCTCAACGCCATTCCAGCCATTCCATGGTGCTTGTAATGCCTCGATAATGCCGATAATTTGTATTGGTTGTGTTTGTGATATATAAACGGTTTTTCCAACAGCAGATTGCCAGTTATCAGGATATAAATTTTCTGCAAAAGCTTGAGTGATGATGGTTTTTGCTGGCCAAGTTGATTGTCCTTCTTTACGTAATTCAACGTCTTCTGGCGTAAAATTACTACCCGCAATCAAGGTTAAGCCCATGCTGTTAATGGCATGATCATCAACCATGTATATTGCTGTGCCTACAGCATCTTTATCTTCACCGGACTCGTGTTGTAAGGCCATCGACCAACCACTGCTACTTAAAGGGATGGCATTGATTTGGATAGCATCGACAACACCAGGGGTGTTACGAATAGTATGTAGGTCGGTTTGTAAGTGTGCTTGAATATTATAATTTTGACCAAAAACGGTATTGGTAAGATAAAAGCTGTTGGCTTCATCTAAACCGCTTTTGCGCTGCATTTGTTGCTGACGGTCTTGGATCATAAATATTGCATTAACCATAATGGTCATGGTTAATGCTATTTGCAACGCGATAAGCAATGCCCCGATTTTATTACGTGCTAATGCACGCAGTATCAGTCCTGTTTCTAACATAATCATTTCCTACTTTATCTACTAAGCTTATTGGCTTTTCAGTTGT includes the following:
- a CDS encoding response regulator, with the translated sequence MPTALLICDDSNMARKQVARSLPDGWDVEITFASNGVEGIAAIKEGKGDVLLLDLNMPEMDGYQVLETILQQDLPTLVIVISGDIQPEAHQRVKSLGALDFIKKPVDKNKLTEILTTYGVFNKNDLIIRQAQAQAQAQASELKSISSVNDDLISVLAPETKVEQAKDKIKLEELDKPEQSTIKIDSDMLDCYQEIANVAMGRAGDLLARLLDVFVVLPIPNVNFIEVSELTMALSDVESKEKTSGICQGFIGAGISGEALLILNDSSFKDVASLMKYDQALDNNIELELLMDLANLLIGACLSGISAQLDMSFSQGHPVVLGQHRKIAELIATNTNKWKKTLAIEISYSIENYPIKCELLLLFTEESVTTLNNKIAYLLD
- a CDS encoding diguanylate cyclase → MSMQTEQLNELHWLMEMLHTIDVGLVVLDRDYSIQIWNGFMENHSGLLPREVKGQVLFDLFDEIPEDWFRRKAESVFLLKNKAFTIWEQRPYVFKFNNYRPITGTADFMYQNTTFIPLMSTTGQVSHLCLLVYDVTDNATHKKQLEKVNADLAILSQTDGLTQLFNRNHWQHCLEAEFKRYARSQHSSSLVMLDIDHFKAVNDSYGHLVGDDVIRHLAKLIREQVRETDISGRYGGEEFVVLLADTALDDAVVFAERLRKTVEESVVIYNDIEIKYTISLGIAEVESSFSTVSHWLEHADDALYKSKENGRNRVTVHKKS
- a CDS encoding VanZ family protein, whose product is MVLSITNFIKQFWQAITVIILILITVGSLFPVEHLPAAPGSDKTHHFIAYCALMLPTALRRPKYWLAFALFFILWSGLIELIQPYVNRYGEWLDMLANTGGVFLAVIIAQAILWLAPTKHQGA
- a CDS encoding amidohydrolase — translated: MKTLSYAIKAVLLLAAISPTIVLAKTTLIKNIQGYTITNNALERFTAITFTDDKIDQLYTGADPLPTSKNINIIDGQGKTLLPGLIDSHGHILNYGLSLLRADLVNSISEQDAVNRTFSYAKSNTELTWIQGRGWNQTQWPSNTFPSAKSLDVLFPNQPVWLKRIDGHAGWANSKAMAIAGINKATLSPEGGEIIKDENGLPTGVFIDNAMALIDNSIAPLSIKQQKQVLIKAMDSLASYGLTSVHDAGIDTDNLNAFKELSQENAMSIRVNAMLYLPSANWQETLTKGQFRSKDDMFTFNSVKIQADGALGSRGAALIEDYSDHSGHKGLLLNTPKEFQQLVNTSMKLGFQVNSHAIGDNANKLVLDTYEAQIKATDTKALRHRVEHAQVLRLEDIPRFSELGVIAAMQATHATSDKNMAQDRIGPSRILGAYAWRKLLAANAIIAAGSDFPVESPNPFYGLHASITRQDHSNSPKDGWFADEKMTPLEAFRSFTLDAAYAGHQEQIIGSLATGKKADFVLLEQNLFTMPEQDIWKITVNKTWVNGKLVYKK
- a CDS encoding ABC transporter permease, which translates into the protein MLETGLILRALARNKIGALLIALQIALTMTIMVNAIFMIQDRQQQMQRKSGLDEANSFYLTNTVFGQNYNIQAHLQTDLHTIRNTPGVVDAIQINAIPLSSSGWSMALQHESGEDKDAVGTAIYMVDDHAINSMGLTLIAGSNFTPEDVELRKEGQSTWPAKTIITQAFAENLYPDNWQSAVGKTVYISQTQPIQIIGIIEALQAPWNGWNGVERSMLVPFQRESKGSYYFIRTEAGRRDELMPVIEKALAENDKERIIRRVTTVEDTRERSYRQHNATNKILTTVVITLTLITGFGIVGLAIFSINRRTKQIGTRRALGATKGQIMRYFMMENFIISTFGIIIGCFGAVALNMWLVNTFNLSPISFQLVAFGVITLFIVGQLAVLYPARKAAMIAPATATRTI